A window from Cyprinus carpio isolate SPL01 chromosome A11, ASM1834038v1, whole genome shotgun sequence encodes these proteins:
- the LOC109072090 gene encoding 39S ribosomal protein L45, mitochondrial-like, with protein MGVKDRFTHGRCLSVTRRSPRGKNMATSICRTLKYFQPKTCLNIKCSASLLDVRLPQPLLLPIRTKKRYFIPPAVNVKQKSQSEQEAKARAAGVVVRQQYIERAINISCTAGIFDPYVPPEGDARLSTLSKEGLKQRTEQLRQSAASQLAFRKIKDHDPEFSTKEFPALAQQIFIDAHAALTQFNKEKLHSLVTERCYPEMVRGNRYKTLRWRFIESLESPRVVHARCPDMISKGNLYGQVTLRMHSRQTLAIYDRFGRLMLGDEDEPRDVLEYIVLERHLVNPYGCWRLHGKIVPAWAPPKDPIIKTVLIPGPKLKPEEEFKDLNYQVPKPAAVQWHK; from the exons ATGGGTGTTAAGGACAGATTCACACACGGTCGCTGTTTATCAGTTACACGAAGGAGTCCGAGAGGCAAGAACATGGCGACTTCCATATGTAGGACGTTGAAATACTTTCAACCTAAAACATGTCTGAATATAAAG TGTTCCGCTTCGCTGCTGGACGTGCGGCTGCCGCAGCCGCTGCTGCTTCCGATCCGCACAAAGAAGCGCTACTTCATTCCTCCGGCGGTGAACGTGAAACAGAAGAGCCAAAGCGAGCAGGAGGCTAAAGCCCGGGCTGCGGGTGTGGTGGTCCGGCAGCAGTACATCGAGAGAGCCATCAATATCTCATGCACAG CGGGCATCTTTGATCCGTACGTTCCTCCTGAAGGAGATGCACGCCTCTCCACACTTTCCAAAGAAGGTCTGAAACAGCGCACAGAACAGCTGCGTCAGAGCGCAGCATCACAGCTGGC CTTTCGTAAAATAAAAGACCATGACCCTGAGTTCTCCACTAAAGAGTTCCCAGCACTAGCTCAGCAGATCTTCATAGACGCTCATGCAGCACTCACACA ATTTAACAAAGAAAAGCTTCATTCTTTGGTGACAGAGAGGTGTTACCCT gagATGGTTCGAGGGAACCGTTATAAGACTCTGCGCTGGCGCTTCATTGAGTCACTGGAGTCACCGCGAGTGGTCCATGCAAGGTGTCCTGACATGATCAGCAAGGGCAACCTTTATGGTCAGGTGACTCTCCGTATGCACTCTAGACAG ACATTGGCAATCTATGACCGCTTTGGCCGGTTGATGCTTGGGGATGAGGATGAACCCAGGGACGTCCTGGAATACATAGTGCTGGAGAGGCATCTGGTAAACCCCTATGGGTGCTGGAGACTTCATGGCAAGATTGTTCCAGCATGGGCTCCGCCAAAAGATCCAATTATAAAG ACTGTTTTGATTCCTGGTCCTAAGCTGAAGCCCGAGGAGGAGTTTAAGGATCTGAATTACCAGGTACCAAAACCAGCGGCAGTGCAGTGGCACAAGTAA